TCCGGTGAAAATACGATGCGGTGGGCAGGCGGCTGCGGATGTTCGCAAGGCTTGAGCAGGTCGAGTGTCTGAAAGAACACCCGGCACAGGCGCTGTAAATCGCCGAGAATCGCCCGATGTTCCTCGTCGTCATTCAGCGGAAATTGGGCGGAATCTCTAAAGGCCCCGTACAGATTGAGCTGAAACCCGATCTGGACGATCCGTCCGTCGCCCATCTTGACAAAAAACGGGTCATGGTCGAAGCAGACCTTGCGCTGCGCAATCATGTCACGGAGCGACTGCTCACTCGAAAAGGCCTGCTCAAGATGCAGCTGCATGGACCTCTGCTTACCTTCGGTCACGGCCCGCCTCCGCCATGACAGGAGAGGCAGTCCCCCATTCGGCCCGGTTGATGTGCGCCTCGCCCTTTTTCATACAACCGCCGCACAATGAGCTCGTCTTTCAGCGTCACCTTCGTCGCGACCCGTGTGCCGAACGCATGGCAGGCGGTGCAGGAGCCGGCGCCCGTCGCGCGAAACACCAGATCGCCATGGGGATTCATCCTGGTCTCTTCGGTAATGTGAGCCAAGGCCCCGCGATGTTCCGTATGGCACCCGGTACAAGCTGTCTGTCGAACAGCCAGATCGCGATGCCAGATGGAGACCGCCGGAGTCGCACGACTCTCAAAATACCCTTCTGAGTGGCAACGCACACAGCGGGTCGCGCTCGGTCCACCAAACGGCGCATGGCAGTTCGTGCAACCGGCGGTATCGACATGATACCGGCTGAGGTCGCCCGGAGCCCAGAACGCGGCGGGACTCCGCTCGGTTCCCCACCCCACCCAGATCATCAACACGAGGGTCGTCAAGGCCACCGCCGGAATCGCTGTTCTCGGAAGCGGGAGGTATCGCATGACTCATGAGATTCCGGCAAAGAACAATGCCCCCACCACATGCAGGAGGGCGAAGACCAGAAACATCAGCGTCATCGGTGCATGAATCGCCTGCCAAAGACGAAATGCCTCTTCCTGGGAAGCCATCCCATGCAACTGCGCGTCGATGTCGTTTTCGGACATTCCCTGATGTTGGAGGAGGTGGCGCTGCTCGTTGAGCGTCCTGAGGCTCGCGGCGTGCACCAACTGTCCCACGATTCCACTGACGACTACGACGACCATGGACACCATGGCCAGGATCGGCACCACCGCATGGTAATGGGCGCCGGAATGAATAAAAATCAGCAGTGGCCCTATGACGCCTGCCACCATGTGGACTCGAAACCATGCGCGCGGCCAGCGACGCGTGGGACTGGCTCGCTTTCGAAACGGATACACGAACACCAACAGCGTGACAGCCAGTCCTGCCCAGCCGACTCCATGCCCGTACCCGGTATGGCCGAATGGGGTGACCTTGTCGAGACTGAGCAGCGCCTCAAAGGCCAACGCACCGACCACCGCACCGACTGTCGCCGCGACGACCGCGATGAGACGCCACCGCACGCCCATCATGTCCGCCGTCCGTTCTTCATCAGCCCGTGATTACTTTCGGTACCGCTCAACTCCCTTACTGCCGCCGGCATGACAGCGCAAACAGTCCGCAAATCTGCCTGGCCCGTGAATACCTTTCGCCTTGGCCCTCAGGGCCTGCACCAATTCGTTGTCCTGCACCTGCGCCAGCATCAGGCCGTCTTTTCCGGCCCGGTGACAATCCAGGCAGGTGGTCGCGCCGGTCGCACGAAAAATGAGATCACTGTGGGGGTTCGCCGCCATGCCGTTCGATTCGGCGATCAGCCACCCCGTCGCCTCTCCCTCCGAGTGCGAGGCTTCACCGGATCGACCGGGAAAGGATGTCGCCTCCCGAGGCGCTGCAACCACACAGAGCAGCCCCAGTAGACAACCGAACCGAACGACCCCACGGCCCGTCATGACTGCCCGCTCCCGCAACAGGTTCGATACCGCTCTTCCGGGATCTCCTTCATGGCCTGATAGAGTTCCACCCGCTCCGCCTCGCTGATGACTTGATCGATCGACGGGTAGAGAATCCGTTCCTCCTTCATGTTATGTGATGTCAGGATCTCCACCAACCGCTGCTCCTCCCGATCGCTCTCGGGGTTCTGTTGCTGAACTTTGTCATGGATGGCCTCCAGGCATTGGCCGATCATCTGATGCTCGGTACGCATGACCTGCGTCGGGCCGCCTTCCGCCATGCCGGAGTTTTCCTCCCACTTGGGAAACAACACATCTTCCTCCCACACGATATGTCGCTGCAGGCCATACTTGAACTCGACGAAGGCGTCCTTCGCCTTGGCGAAATCTGTCCGCTTCAGTTGCTGGAAGGTATTGAAGAGTGCATCCAACCGGTCATGATCCTGCTCAAACGTCACACTGATTTTTTCGTTCGACATGCCTTGCTCCTTGGTTATGAATGACGAAGTTTGTATTCCAAATGACACGCCACACAGGCCTTGAGCACAGTGTTGAACTGAGGCAGGATCTGCTTCAGATCCTGGGTCGGCATCACCTCGGCCAGCTTCTCGGCAGCCGCATGATGCGCCATCGCGAGATCGTGATAGGCCGGCGGAAAGTCAGCCGGTTCCTGCCTGGCCATGGCGTACCGATGCATAAAGAATCCCAGATGTGATTCCGTCAGCCCCTGCGCCAACCGATAGTCTTCGTCGGCCAGGGCCGCCACGATCGCTTGAATCGTTTCCAAATGTTGGAGCATCACAGCGCGATGTTCCTGTCGCGCCTCCGCCTCGAGCGGAATGGGCGTGCGTACATCCGGCAGATGCACCGGCGTCACACCGCGCGCAGACGAGGTGTGCTGCTCCACGCAGCCGGTCATGAGACCCACTACCACAACCATGCAGGCCAGCCCAGCCCGCGCCCGCAATCGCCGCCGACTCATGCCTGCTCCTGTGTCGCCTGTTGCCAATAACGGTCCACGCCCTCTTGAATGTGGCGAATGGTGTCCGCTTGCAGGGTCGGCTCGAACAGATGTCGGAAGCGTCCCTGCAGTTGCAGATACGCCTCCACCGGCTTGCGCTTCGGGATGTACGTGTGGGTAATCGTCCCGTTGACGGCTTCCTTCAGCGGCCAGAGCCCGGTCTCAACGGCTAACTTAGCCACCTCCGGCGTGGCTCCCGGATCATACAACCAGCCGGTCGGACAGGCGGAGAGGGCGAGAAACATTTTCGGCCCGGTGAACGCGGCGGCCCGCGCAAACTTTTCCTCCAAGTCTAACGGATACCGTGGGGCGACCGTCGCAATGTACGGAGGCCGATGCGCCCGCCAAATCTCAAAGATGTCCTTCTTCTCCTGAACCGTCGCGGCAGGATGATGCAGACTGCAGGGTGACGTCGCCGTCCGCGCAGCATAGGGAGTAGCCGGGGACAGCTGCATACCGGTGTTGCCGTACGCTTCGTTGTCGTAACAGATGTAATAAAAGTCGAGCGTGCGATGCATCGCTCCGGAGGTCGACGACAAGGCCATATCGTACGTGGAGCCGTCGCCGCCCAGCACGACGACTTTGAGATCCTCGCTCTTCGGCAGCCGTCCCTTGGCGATCAACACATCCAACGCATCGCGAATGCCCTGTGCACCGGCCGGCGCCGAGCCCATGGTCGTATACATCCACGATCCCTTGAATGAGCTAAAAGGATAGGCCGCCAACATGGTGAAACAGCCGGCGGCATTCACATAGACGACCTGGTCGCCCAGCACCTTCGCCGCGAGCCGCAAGGCTTCCAGCCCCCCGCACCCGGCGCACAAGGCCGTTCCCGGCAGCACATGCTCCTCACGTGGAATCTGCTTGATCTTCTTGAACGTCTCACGTTGCCACATGGCCGCTCTCGTCTTCTTCACGTATTACGTGTTGCGTTTCCCGTTTCCAGCCGCAACCAGCTGCAACTGCGTCATCTCTCGATGTTCGTCGGCACTGTACAGCAAGACCGGGGCGCCGACGGTTCCGCGGACTCCTGCCTCTGCCGTCTGATCGAAAACGGCCTGGAATTCGCCTTCGGACAGATTCTGACCGCCTAACCCGCCGACGAAGGAGCACAGTGCCCGGGGTCGCGCGGACTCATGATACAAACAGGCCGCGATTTCCTGGAAGAGAATCCCACCCTGCCCCGGCGCCAGATTCTGGTCCAACACAGCCACGGCCCGTCGCCCGCGTAAGGCCTGTCGAATAGCCTCAGCCGGCCAGGGGCGAATCACCCGCAACCGAAGCAACCCCACTCGCCTCCCCTTGGCTCTGGCAGCGTCGACCGCCGCCTTGCCTGCGCTTGCGCCCGAGTTCGTCATCACAAGCACATCTTCCGCATCATCCAACCGGTAACCTTCGAGCAGATCATAGCGTCGACCGAACAGTGCGTGGAACGAGTCCGCAGCTTCCTGATGCACCTCAAGTGCATTCTGTGCCGCCAAATGCACTTGATGCCGGAAGTATGCGTACGGCGTGCCGCCGATCACGGCCACGCCCAACGCATGCGGAGACGAGGCCGTGAAGCCAAGATGGGAGGGGCGGAAGGGAGGCAGAAACTGTCGCACCCTGTTCGGATCAGGAAGGCTCACCGGCTCGCGGGTAAACGACAGCGTAAACCCGTCCAGATTCACGATGACCGGCAACATCACGCGTTCATCTTCGGCAATCTTGTACGCCATCAAGATCGAATCCAACACCTCCTGGCAGGTCTCCGCATGAATCTGCAGAAACCCGGAATCCCGCGCGGCCAAGACGTCATTATGATCAGACTCCAACGTAATCGGAGCGGCCAAGGCCCGCGAGACATTCACCAGCACGAGCGGTGCGCGCCAGCCCGAGATCGAGTAGAGCACTTCGAACGCGTGAAGCAAGCCTTGACTAGATGTGGCGGTAAACACGCGCGCGCCGGTGACTTCCGCGGCACCGGCTGCCGTCATCATCGAGTGCTCGGAGTCCATACTCACGAATCGCGCCGCCAACTCACCGCGTTCGCACCACGCGGCCAAGGCTTCCACGATTTCCGTCTGCGGGGTAATGGGAAATGCCGGAATATAATCTACGTCCGCCAACCTGGCTCCCCACGCGGCGGCCAGGTTCCCGGTCATCATGTGGCTGTCCATGCCACCCCGCCTTCCTTCTCCCGCTCCGCAACCAATGCGTGAGTCGGGCATTCGTGCACGCAGATCTGACACCCTTTGCAATGGGCATAGTCCACAACCGGATGATCTTCCCGGTTCATGGCAATCACCCCGTCCGGACAATAGGCAAAACACAACCAACACCCATTGCACTTGTCTGCGATCAACACTGGTCGAAACGTTCGCCACCCGCCGGTTTCGCGCAACACCGAATTTCCGGCCGCGCTGATTCTGGCTGTGCCTTTCGTCGGCGGTTCATAGGTCGGCGTGTGCAGGGGAGACACGCCACCGGCCCGGTCGCTACACGATGCCAGCACGGCCGGCTCAACCGAGTCATAACACACCCGTGCGAGTGTGAGATTCCGCTCGATCACTGCCCCAGCCACACCGAGATCGGCCAGCTCCCGGCTGATCGCGGACTGGAGAGGTTTCCACTCCAGCCCTACAAGCTTGGCTGCCACGGCGCCGAGCAACGCACTGATCGCCTCACGCTGCCCCAATTGTTCCAATGCCATCCCTGTCACATCCCGCGTGCTCACCTGCGTAGGCAAGAACCGATGGGCGCGTACTGCTTCGCTACTCAACGACGAG
This sequence is a window from Nitrospira sp.. Protein-coding genes within it:
- a CDS encoding CxxxxCH/CxxCH domain-containing protein, with amino-acid sequence MRYLPLPRTAIPAVALTTLVLMIWVGWGTERSPAAFWAPGDLSRYHVDTAGCTNCHAPFGGPSATRCVRCHSEGYFESRATPAVSIWHRDLAVRQTACTGCHTEHRGALAHITEETRMNPHGDLVFRATGAGSCTACHAFGTRVATKVTLKDELIVRRLYEKGRGAHQPGRMGDCLSCHGGGGP
- a CDS encoding hemerythrin domain-containing protein, with product MSNEKISVTFEQDHDRLDALFNTFQQLKRTDFAKAKDAFVEFKYGLQRHIVWEEDVLFPKWEENSGMAEGGPTQVMRTEHQMIGQCLEAIHDKVQQQNPESDREEQRLVEILTSHNMKEERILYPSIDQVISEAERVELYQAMKEIPEERYRTCCGSGQS
- a CDS encoding cytochrome c, whose amino-acid sequence is MSRRRLRARAGLACMVVVVGLMTGCVEQHTSSARGVTPVHLPDVRTPIPLEAEARQEHRAVMLQHLETIQAIVAALADEDYRLAQGLTESHLGFFMHRYAMARQEPADFPPAYHDLAMAHHAAAEKLAEVMPTQDLKQILPQFNTVLKACVACHLEYKLRHS
- a CDS encoding pyruvate synthase gives rise to the protein MWQRETFKKIKQIPREEHVLPGTALCAGCGGLEALRLAAKVLGDQVVYVNAAGCFTMLAAYPFSSFKGSWMYTTMGSAPAGAQGIRDALDVLIAKGRLPKSEDLKVVVLGGDGSTYDMALSSTSGAMHRTLDFYYICYDNEAYGNTGMQLSPATPYAARTATSPCSLHHPAATVQEKKDIFEIWRAHRPPYIATVAPRYPLDLEEKFARAAAFTGPKMFLALSACPTGWLYDPGATPEVAKLAVETGLWPLKEAVNGTITHTYIPKRKPVEAYLQLQGRFRHLFEPTLQADTIRHIQEGVDRYWQQATQEQA
- a CDS encoding pyruvate synthase codes for the protein MDSHMMTGNLAAAWGARLADVDYIPAFPITPQTEIVEALAAWCERGELAARFVSMDSEHSMMTAAGAAEVTGARVFTATSSQGLLHAFEVLYSISGWRAPLVLVNVSRALAAPITLESDHNDVLAARDSGFLQIHAETCQEVLDSILMAYKIAEDERVMLPVIVNLDGFTLSFTREPVSLPDPNRVRQFLPPFRPSHLGFTASSPHALGVAVIGGTPYAYFRHQVHLAAQNALEVHQEAADSFHALFGRRYDLLEGYRLDDAEDVLVMTNSGASAGKAAVDAARAKGRRVGLLRLRVIRPWPAEAIRQALRGRRAVAVLDQNLAPGQGGILFQEIAACLYHESARPRALCSFVGGLGGQNLSEGEFQAVFDQTAEAGVRGTVGAPVLLYSADEHREMTQLQLVAAGNGKRNT
- a CDS encoding 2-oxoacid:acceptor oxidoreductase family protein, producing the protein MVAVRFHGRGGQGAKTASRILGTAAFVSGYVAQDSPIYGAERRGAPVAAFTRFGREPIRERGPIAHPDVIVVAEASLLDDAGAHVVEGMTEQTVLFVNSSLSSEAVRAHRFLPTQVSTRDVTGMALEQLGQREAISALLGAVAAKLVGLEWKPLQSAISRELADLGVAGAVIERNLTLARVCYDSVEPAVLASCSDRAGGVSPLHTPTYEPPTKGTARISAAGNSVLRETGGWRTFRPVLIADKCNGCWLCFAYCPDGVIAMNREDHPVVDYAHCKGCQICVHECPTHALVAEREKEGGVAWTAT